One genomic window of Deinococcus peraridilitoris DSM 19664 includes the following:
- a CDS encoding mannose-1-phosphate guanylyltransferase, translating to MSPVFYPVILAGGSGERFWPLSRRAKPKQFLTLDTSGESLLQATARRLSGINGSLDNLYVITSGEYRSQVLDQLPDLSIENLIVEPVARDTAPAVLYAALRIAQHDPNGVMGVFPADHRITDTQGFHRVIERARHAAEMYDSLVTLGITPTFPSTGYGYIENGDRVEDGEFPINTVTCFREKPDRGTAEEFLQQGHYCWNSGMFVWKVDSILNAYRELQPPMYQALSEALQSRGKVREVFPALEKISIDYAILERAKNVQIIPANFGWDDLGDWNALERLLRGVGSNVAVGRHVGLDTDGAILYTTNSDDLIATIGLEDVVVIRTPDITLVVRKDRTQDIKQVVKRLKEHPELVRFA from the coding sequence GTGAGCCCAGTCTTCTATCCGGTCATTCTGGCGGGTGGTAGTGGGGAACGCTTCTGGCCCCTTTCACGCCGTGCCAAACCCAAACAGTTCCTCACCCTTGACACCAGCGGCGAGAGCCTCCTGCAAGCTACTGCGCGGCGCCTCAGTGGCATCAATGGCAGCCTTGACAACTTGTACGTGATCACCAGCGGTGAGTACCGGAGTCAAGTCCTCGACCAATTGCCCGACCTATCCATCGAAAACCTGATCGTCGAACCGGTGGCGCGTGACACCGCCCCCGCCGTTCTGTATGCCGCCCTGCGGATCGCTCAGCATGACCCCAACGGCGTGATGGGCGTCTTCCCAGCCGATCACCGCATCACGGACACCCAAGGCTTCCACCGGGTGATCGAACGCGCCCGACACGCGGCAGAGATGTACGACAGCCTCGTCACCCTCGGCATTACGCCTACCTTTCCTTCCACCGGCTACGGCTACATCGAGAACGGTGACCGGGTCGAAGATGGCGAATTTCCCATCAACACCGTGACATGTTTTCGCGAGAAACCTGACCGAGGAACCGCCGAGGAATTCCTGCAGCAAGGGCACTATTGCTGGAATTCGGGCATGTTCGTCTGGAAGGTAGACAGTATCCTCAACGCTTATAGAGAGTTGCAGCCCCCGATGTACCAGGCGCTCAGCGAGGCGCTGCAATCTCGAGGTAAGGTACGCGAGGTATTTCCAGCGCTGGAGAAGATCAGCATTGACTACGCCATTTTGGAGCGTGCAAAGAATGTGCAGATCATCCCAGCCAACTTCGGCTGGGATGATCTGGGAGACTGGAACGCGCTGGAAAGACTTCTGCGCGGTGTAGGATCGAACGTCGCCGTAGGACGTCACGTTGGGCTCGACACGGACGGTGCCATCCTCTACACCACCAACAGTGACGACCTGATCGCCACCATCGGCCTCGAAGACGTCGTTGTCATCAGGACGCCTGATATCACGCTGGTGGTTCGCAAGGACCGAACGCAGGACATCAAACAGGTCGTCAAACGACTTAAAGAACACCCGGAGCTGGTGCGCTTCGCTTAA
- a CDS encoding O-antigen ligase family protein, producing MKPHLTRLLEQLSLALALLTLAWGPLAQGSTFTWGFSGLILLGCVTFTLTLFTVGLRGQVQIANPWWVLAALVLLGWIWASTTWAPYQLEAQRWAGVWTAVLGVALSLHLLATTHRRQQAVLTTLLLSGAAAVVIALLQQRGVILPGYQALPGTPEQYLTGPYFHPSHFSGYLVGVAAVVSTVVLCTRVGWHTLPLLALAVGVQYVNLKTDGSSIPAVMLAAVLPLVVWAWTKRVWLGAVLTVMAISGAAGGAYLLGTVHGQALFAAHKQQLGIKSQNLEGFLQTRYAIHYFGEQLWRAHPTFGVGLGQYPTEFQQYRRPKEDVPGSVDHAFVNYAHSDYYQMLAELGTPGLVLFLLFLATSILTRPSTLTALAWFSCLAAYLCTGFYDSHLTAIPGTMLTVFALAGVPMSLSHKAVKQTLAEDQRDEGAKRGLLATN from the coding sequence ATGAAACCCCATCTGACCCGCTTGCTGGAACAGCTGAGCCTGGCCCTCGCCCTGCTGACGCTCGCCTGGGGCCCGCTGGCGCAGGGCAGTACCTTCACTTGGGGCTTCAGCGGACTGATTCTGCTGGGCTGCGTCACCTTCACCCTGACGCTGTTCACGGTGGGTCTGCGTGGGCAAGTGCAGATCGCCAATCCCTGGTGGGTGCTGGCCGCCCTCGTCCTGCTGGGCTGGATCTGGGCCAGCACCACCTGGGCGCCATACCAGTTGGAAGCGCAACGCTGGGCGGGTGTCTGGACCGCCGTCCTGGGTGTGGCGCTGAGCCTGCACCTGCTGGCCACCACCCACCGCCGGCAGCAGGCCGTGCTGACCACCCTGCTGCTGAGCGGCGCGGCTGCCGTCGTGATCGCCCTGCTGCAGCAGAGAGGAGTGATCCTGCCCGGTTACCAGGCGTTGCCCGGCACGCCCGAACAGTACTTGACCGGCCCGTACTTCCACCCCAGTCACTTCAGCGGTTACCTGGTTGGCGTGGCAGCGGTGGTGAGTACGGTGGTGCTCTGCACCCGCGTAGGTTGGCACACGCTGCCCCTGCTCGCGCTGGCGGTTGGAGTTCAGTACGTTAACCTCAAGACCGACGGCAGCTCTATCCCGGCGGTCATGCTCGCGGCGGTCCTGCCACTGGTCGTCTGGGCGTGGACGAAGCGCGTGTGGCTTGGTGCAGTGCTTACCGTCATGGCTATTTCTGGCGCGGCGGGTGGCGCCTACCTGCTGGGTACGGTGCATGGACAGGCGCTGTTTGCCGCGCACAAGCAGCAACTGGGCATAAAAAGCCAAAATCTGGAAGGCTTCCTGCAGACCCGATACGCCATTCACTATTTTGGCGAACAGCTTTGGAGAGCTCACCCCACTTTCGGCGTGGGCCTGGGTCAGTACCCAACCGAGTTTCAGCAATACCGTCGGCCTAAGGAAGATGTGCCTGGAAGCGTAGATCATGCCTTCGTGAATTACGCGCACAGCGATTACTACCAGATGCTCGCGGAACTCGGGACTCCCGGCCTCGTGCTGTTCCTGCTGTTTCTCGCCACGAGTATCCTGACGCGGCCATCAACCTTGACCGCTCTCGCCTGGTTCAGTTGTCTTGCCGCCTATCTCTGCACCGGGTTCTACGACAGCCACCTCACGGCGATCCCCGGCACTATGTTGACCGTCTTTGCCCTGGCTGGTGTACCGATGTCGCTTTCCCACAAGGCAGTCAAGCAGACCCTTGCTGAAGATCAAAGAGACGAAGGAGCAAAGCGTGGATTGCTGGCAACCAACTGA
- the wbaP gene encoding undecaprenyl-phosphate galactose phosphotransferase WbaP, translating into MTVLVQSTTPGDTRAFRFYRRRALNVAVLLAGDLLALKLALLLAAVVKGALLHRFVGPEWDWVVLLLWPLGAAAARLTPGWGLGAPEEMRRLTQLLLIVLLTRSLTYALTEAGSLNAALALLVNFAIAWPLILLARSFGKTLLIRIGQWGLPTVIYGGGATGAQVVRALQDNPGFGYVPVGVFDDDPSLQGQTVAGVPVLGRTHDTTLAAPMAILAMPGAPRTQMQALLDDNLRVYRQVVIIPDLFGVQSLWVRTRDLAGTLGLELTNTLLGSGAVALKRVFDVLVTLLTLPLWLPLCLLIAGLIWLEDRANPFFVQERVGRGGRMFRTWKFRTMLPNAEEVLQRKLAEDAAMRSEWEAGFKLRHDPRITRVGAVLRKTSLDELPQLGNVLRGEMSLVGPRPLPSYHARELPNCVQRLRAEVLPGMTGLWQVSGRSDTGTAGMERWDSYYVRNWSLWLDFMILVRTVRVVLRGSGAY; encoded by the coding sequence ATGACCGTCCTTGTACAATCCACCACGCCGGGCGACACCCGCGCCTTTCGCTTCTACCGTCGTCGGGCCCTCAACGTCGCGGTTCTGCTGGCAGGTGACCTGCTGGCCCTCAAGCTGGCGCTGTTGCTGGCGGCAGTGGTGAAGGGAGCGCTGCTTCACCGGTTCGTCGGCCCCGAGTGGGACTGGGTCGTGCTGCTGCTGTGGCCCTTGGGTGCCGCCGCCGCGCGGCTCACTCCCGGCTGGGGCCTGGGCGCACCGGAAGAAATGCGCCGCCTCACGCAACTGCTGCTGATCGTGCTGCTCACCCGCAGCCTCACCTACGCCCTGACCGAGGCAGGCTCGCTCAACGCGGCGCTGGCCCTGCTGGTCAACTTCGCCATCGCTTGGCCGCTCATCCTGCTGGCGCGCAGCTTCGGCAAAACCTTGCTGATTCGCATCGGTCAATGGGGCTTGCCCACCGTCATCTACGGTGGTGGAGCCACCGGAGCGCAGGTCGTGCGCGCCCTGCAGGACAACCCGGGGTTCGGGTACGTCCCGGTGGGTGTGTTTGATGATGACCCCTCGCTGCAAGGACAGACGGTCGCGGGTGTTCCAGTGCTCGGCCGAACGCACGACACCACCCTCGCAGCGCCCATGGCCATTCTCGCCATGCCTGGAGCGCCGCGTACACAGATGCAGGCCCTGCTCGATGACAACCTGCGGGTGTACCGGCAGGTGGTGATCATTCCCGACTTGTTCGGCGTGCAGTCGCTGTGGGTGCGGACGCGCGACCTGGCGGGCACGCTGGGGCTGGAACTGACCAACACGCTCCTCGGTTCGGGCGCGGTCGCGCTGAAACGCGTGTTCGACGTGCTGGTCACGCTGCTCACCCTGCCGCTGTGGCTGCCGCTGTGCCTGCTGATCGCCGGACTGATCTGGCTGGAGGACCGCGCCAACCCATTCTTTGTGCAGGAGCGGGTGGGCCGTGGCGGCCGGATGTTCCGCACCTGGAAGTTCCGCACCATGCTGCCCAACGCCGAGGAAGTCCTTCAGCGCAAACTCGCCGAGGATGCCGCCATGCGGAGCGAGTGGGAAGCCGGCTTCAAGCTGCGTCATGACCCGCGCATCACGCGGGTGGGCGCTGTACTGCGCAAAACCAGTCTCGACGAGCTACCGCAACTCGGCAACGTCCTGCGCGGTGAGATGAGCCTGGTCGGGCCGCGTCCTCTCCCCTCTTACCACGCCCGGGAGCTGCCAAACTGTGTCCAGCGGCTTCGCGCGGAAGTGCTGCCGGGCATGACCGGCCTGTGGCAGGTGTCCGGTCGTTCGGACACCGGCACCGCCGGGATGGAACGCTGGGACAGCTACTACGTGCGCAACTGGAGCCTCTGGCTGGATTTCATGATTCTGGTGCGCACGGTGCGGGTGGTGCTGCGTGGCTCGGGTGCCTACTGA
- a CDS encoding Ig-like domain-containing protein: protein MKKVSLSVAALTLALILAACGQGAPQDGQLPTVGSVTYDAQTGQATILASDNVGISKLEYSIDTGPVITLKVSGKGPYTIPLPSSLKPGPHTIKVTVFDSAGNPSKKYTLSITVLDRHAPTKVVLSSTAPLTDPITRAGPLGLSVAAQDNVKVTRVEFYDGATKIAEDTTPDDGFTASVDFAAGNQSSHQYSARAYDAAGNASAPSNTLSVNVNIPGLPVDVPAPTNVVLSREGDGPVTQRGGSVLLKVTAEGAVDHVFFYDNGVQVGTGDFTPQDGFAKTIEFSAADNGTHVYTAVAFTAAGKASVPSNAVNVTVDIDDVAPSVSVTASPASLTAAGQVEITADATDNRSVSKVEFYQNGALLGTDTNGSDGWTAAAEFSANSQNGTYDYTAKAFDVAGNHTISDAARVTVAIDTTAPTVSLSSSSPTVTSEGSLTLTAAAQDNEGGTGVNYVEFYRNGVLVATDASAPYEYSASFTFADNGTVTFNAKAFDQVGNVATSGDMQINVQIPDSLAPVFGSDLAGAAIVSVDGGYDGRITGTLSDNVGVTSLTYSLNGAPAVTVSPITSSLDILVDALQDGENSILLTAQDAQGNTATATVTITAPDVGAPSFSNVVTEVLGAGSDTPTLRISGQASDLVGVTRVTYQLNGSNESELLLSGSAQDATFDATVSGLVPGSNTLTLQAYDAANNVARQTSTFSLSASDSIAPTISGLSAIAKGKSRNTAISATISDTAPVGATAGIGDVRLSYSVDGKNTDVSIKGSLSGTSLQHNLKNVPVGTTLTVTAIDLAGNSVSATTIIVRR, encoded by the coding sequence ATGAAAAAGGTTTCACTGTCGGTGGCGGCCTTGACCCTTGCGCTCATCCTCGCGGCCTGCGGTCAAGGCGCCCCTCAGGACGGCCAGCTCCCCACGGTCGGCAGCGTCACCTACGACGCCCAGACCGGTCAGGCCACCATCCTCGCGTCCGACAACGTTGGCATCAGCAAGCTCGAGTACAGCATCGACACCGGACCGGTCATCACCCTCAAGGTGAGCGGCAAAGGGCCCTACACCATTCCCCTGCCCAGCAGCCTCAAGCCCGGTCCGCACACCATCAAGGTCACGGTGTTCGACTCGGCCGGCAATCCCTCCAAAAAATACACCCTCAGCATCACCGTGCTCGACCGTCACGCGCCCACCAAGGTGGTTCTCTCCAGCACTGCGCCCCTGACGGATCCCATCACCCGGGCAGGGCCGCTGGGCCTCAGCGTTGCTGCCCAGGACAACGTCAAGGTCACCCGGGTCGAGTTTTATGACGGCGCCACCAAAATCGCCGAGGACACCACCCCGGACGACGGCTTCACCGCCAGCGTCGATTTCGCCGCCGGCAACCAGTCCAGCCACCAGTACAGCGCCCGCGCCTACGACGCGGCCGGCAACGCCAGCGCGCCCAGCAACACCCTCAGCGTCAACGTCAACATTCCCGGCCTGCCGGTCGACGTGCCCGCGCCGACCAACGTCGTGCTGTCGCGCGAGGGCGACGGGCCGGTCACCCAGCGCGGCGGAAGCGTGCTGCTGAAGGTCACCGCCGAAGGCGCCGTCGATCACGTCTTCTTCTACGACAACGGCGTGCAGGTCGGGACCGGGGATTTCACGCCCCAGGACGGCTTCGCCAAGACCATCGAGTTCAGCGCCGCCGACAACGGCACCCACGTCTACACCGCCGTGGCCTTCACCGCCGCCGGCAAAGCCAGCGTTCCCAGCAACGCGGTCAACGTCACCGTCGACATCGACGACGTCGCCCCCAGCGTCAGCGTCACCGCTTCTCCCGCCTCGCTCACCGCCGCCGGTCAGGTGGAAATCACCGCGGACGCCACCGACAACCGCTCTGTCAGCAAAGTGGAGTTCTACCAGAACGGCGCCCTGCTGGGCACCGACACGAACGGCAGCGACGGCTGGACGGCGGCAGCGGAGTTCAGCGCCAACAGCCAGAACGGTACGTACGACTACACCGCCAAAGCCTTCGACGTCGCCGGCAACCACACCATCAGCGACGCCGCCCGCGTCACCGTGGCGATTGACACCACCGCCCCGACGGTCAGCCTCAGCTCGTCCAGCCCGACCGTCACGAGTGAAGGCAGCCTGACCCTCACGGCCGCCGCGCAGGACAACGAGGGCGGCACCGGGGTGAATTACGTGGAGTTCTACCGCAACGGCGTGCTCGTAGCGACGGATGCCAGCGCGCCGTACGAGTACAGCGCCAGCTTCACCTTCGCCGACAACGGCACGGTGACCTTCAACGCCAAAGCCTTTGATCAGGTCGGCAACGTCGCGACCAGCGGCGACATGCAGATCAACGTGCAGATTCCCGATTCGCTGGCACCGGTGTTCGGCAGTGACCTGGCAGGCGCGGCGATCGTCAGCGTCGACGGTGGCTATGACGGGCGCATCACCGGCACGCTGAGCGACAACGTCGGCGTCACCAGCCTCACCTACAGCCTCAACGGCGCGCCGGCCGTGACGGTCTCGCCGATCACCAGCAGCCTGGATATCCTGGTGGACGCCTTGCAGGACGGCGAGAACAGCATTCTGCTCACCGCGCAGGACGCCCAGGGCAACACCGCCACCGCCACCGTCACCATCACCGCGCCGGACGTGGGCGCCCCCAGCTTCAGCAACGTCGTGACCGAAGTCCTCGGGGCGGGCAGCGACACGCCGACCCTGCGCATCAGCGGTCAAGCGAGTGACCTGGTCGGCGTGACCCGCGTGACCTACCAACTCAACGGCAGCAATGAAAGCGAGCTGCTGCTGAGCGGCAGTGCCCAGGACGCCACCTTCGACGCGACCGTCAGCGGTCTGGTCCCCGGCAGCAACACCCTCACCTTGCAGGCTTACGACGCGGCGAACAACGTTGCCCGTCAGACCAGCACCTTCTCGCTCAGCGCCAGCGACTCGATCGCGCCGACTATCAGCGGCCTCAGCGCGATTGCCAAAGGCAAGAGCCGCAACACCGCAATTAGCGCGACCATCAGTGACACTGCGCCGGTGGGCGCCACCGCCGGCATCGGTGACGTGCGCCTGTCGTACAGCGTGGACGGCAAGAATACCGACGTGAGCATCAAAGGCTCGCTCAGCGGCACCAGTTTGCAGCACAACCTCAAGAACGTGCCAGTCGGCACCACCCTTACCGTCACCGCCATCGACCTCGCCGGAAACAGCGTGAGCGCCACGACCATTATCGTGCGCCGCTGA
- a CDS encoding polysaccharide biosynthesis tyrosine autokinase: protein MTSPSAPRPDEIDLRQVFQALRRHAPLIALTSALAAGGTFLLSKQQAPVYRATTSVMAGSNEAGNSLINNTLVTAPPLPQGALQEALHSRRVVGAVLEGLEKTDLPPDVVAVIRRDLQNELADNVFRRFTVKARLDPQQRGVYEISATGSSPEAARTLAEVGVTALLDWDTARAQAGVSRARRSVQAQLRDTTARLQAAPAGSLDRQSLIAARGQLLQNLSQVTVLEAAASGTLSLVAEPVAPRRPVAPRPTRNAALAGLLALFLSSGLALLSDSLRRRVNGTDDLLALGLPVLGQLPLVQRKHLQGGFVAASESGPLYESVGFLRINLLSVLPGDRQRRLVVSSAHASEGKSSLTAALAANLASGGLRVLVIDADLRRPTQFKVWAPEQTELVALPGAQAGQAPVATLSGAFLQPEAAHAVRVSEGVDLLPAGKGARGGEATNILNQPALPKLLERWAAGYDVVLIDSPPMLSLPDTLSLARNADGVLLVVEAGKTRLSDVERSLENARTAGVGVLGLALNKLPRNRSSYYGYGYGEEEQKQRFRGLKPVR, encoded by the coding sequence ATGACTTCTCCTTCTGCTCCCCGCCCGGATGAGATCGATCTGCGGCAGGTTTTTCAGGCGCTGCGGCGTCACGCGCCGCTGATCGCGCTGACCAGCGCGCTGGCGGCGGGAGGCACCTTCCTGCTGTCCAAACAGCAGGCGCCGGTATACCGGGCCACCACCAGCGTGATGGCCGGCAGCAACGAGGCCGGCAACTCCCTGATCAACAACACCCTGGTGACCGCGCCGCCCCTTCCGCAAGGGGCGCTGCAGGAAGCCCTGCACAGCCGGCGCGTGGTGGGCGCGGTGCTGGAGGGGCTGGAAAAAACCGACTTGCCGCCGGACGTCGTCGCGGTCATTCGCCGGGATCTGCAAAATGAGCTGGCCGACAACGTCTTCAGGCGCTTCACCGTCAAAGCGCGGCTCGATCCGCAGCAGCGCGGGGTGTATGAAATCAGCGCGACCGGCAGTTCTCCGGAAGCGGCGCGGACTTTGGCGGAAGTCGGGGTCACGGCCCTACTCGACTGGGACACGGCGCGCGCGCAGGCGGGGGTCAGCCGGGCGCGCCGCAGCGTGCAGGCGCAGTTGCGTGACACCACCGCCCGTTTGCAGGCCGCGCCGGCCGGCAGCCTCGACCGTCAGAGCCTGATCGCCGCGCGCGGGCAGCTGCTGCAGAACCTGTCGCAGGTGACCGTGCTGGAAGCGGCGGCCAGCGGCACCCTCAGCTTGGTGGCGGAGCCGGTCGCGCCGCGCCGTCCGGTGGCGCCACGGCCGACCCGCAACGCGGCGCTGGCGGGGTTGCTGGCGTTGTTTCTCAGCTCGGGGCTGGCCCTTTTGAGTGACAGCCTGCGCCGGCGGGTGAACGGCACCGATGATCTGCTGGCGTTGGGGTTGCCGGTGTTGGGGCAATTGCCGCTGGTGCAGCGCAAACACCTGCAGGGTGGTTTTGTGGCGGCCAGTGAAAGCGGGCCGCTGTACGAAAGCGTGGGGTTTTTGCGCATCAATTTGCTGAGCGTGCTGCCCGGCGATCGGCAACGGCGGCTGGTGGTGTCGAGTGCGCATGCCAGCGAAGGCAAAAGCAGCCTGACGGCGGCCCTGGCGGCCAACCTGGCGTCCGGTGGATTGCGGGTGCTGGTGATCGACGCGGATTTGCGCCGTCCCACCCAGTTCAAGGTGTGGGCGCCTGAGCAGACCGAACTGGTGGCGTTGCCCGGTGCGCAGGCGGGCCAGGCGCCCGTGGCAACCCTCAGCGGCGCCTTCTTGCAGCCGGAAGCGGCGCATGCGGTGCGGGTCTCGGAAGGAGTGGATCTGCTGCCGGCCGGCAAAGGTGCGCGGGGCGGGGAAGCCACCAACATTCTCAACCAGCCGGCGCTGCCGAAGTTGCTGGAGCGCTGGGCGGCCGGGTATGACGTGGTGCTGATCGATTCACCGCCGATGCTGTCGCTGCCGGACACGCTGTCGCTCGCGCGCAACGCGGACGGGGTGCTGCTGGTGGTCGAGGCGGGCAAGACGCGCCTGTCGGACGTGGAACGTTCGCTGGAGAATGCCCGCACCGCGGGCGTGGGCGTGCTGGGCCTGGCGCTCAACAAGCTGCCCCGCAACCGCAGTTCGTATTACGGGTACGGGTACGGCGAGGAGGAGCAAAAGCAGCGCTTTCGCGGTTTGAAACCCGTGCGGTAG
- a CDS encoding helix-turn-helix domain-containing protein produces MKFEPQPRYFYTPSELAELLRVSEATIRRMIRRGEIEAVSICRQYRISHIELSRLLGNAGLPEEALPPTPWQQLESLFKQ; encoded by the coding sequence GTGAAGTTCGAACCCCAACCGCGCTACTTCTACACGCCCTCGGAACTCGCGGAGCTGCTGCGGGTATCCGAGGCGACCATCCGGCGGATGATCCGGCGGGGGGAGATCGAGGCGGTCAGCATCTGCCGGCAGTACCGCATTTCGCACATCGAGCTCTCCAGGCTGCTGGGGAATGCGGGACTCCCGGAGGAAGCCCTGCCGCCCACCCCCTGGCAGCAGCTGGAAAGCCTGTTCAAGCAGTGA
- a CDS encoding MarR family transcriptional regulator yields MSLSTLAGFTHLTDITYAQRGVLALILALGGAATHKQLAEAGKNKAEAVKHLTKQLKKLGYLDNPRQRDANNRFLASPYVLTDKAKCLTGEG; encoded by the coding sequence ATGAGCCTCTCCACCCTGGCAGGCTTCACGCACCTTACCGACATCACCTACGCCCAGCGCGGCGTGCTCGCCCTGATTCTGGCACTCGGCGGCGCCGCCACCCACAAGCAGCTCGCCGAAGCCGGCAAGAACAAGGCCGAAGCGGTCAAGCACCTCACCAAGCAGCTCAAGAAGCTCGGCTACCTGGACAACCCCCGTCAGCGTGACGCGAACAACCGTTTCCTGGCGAGCCCGTACGTCCTGACCGACAAGGCCAAGTGCCTCACCGGGGAGGGGTAA
- a CDS encoding IS630 transposase-related protein, whose protein sequence is MRAYSLDLRERVVAAYQDTPVIAQVARTFRLSESAVRSYVRAHAAGQPLAPVRHKGRVRILGEASHTALRAQVEQYPDATLAEHVEYYFEQHGVRVSIKTMDRMFERLSITRKKDRPRH, encoded by the coding sequence ATGAGGGCGTATTCGTTGGATTTACGAGAGCGAGTGGTGGCGGCATACCAGGACACGCCAGTGATCGCGCAAGTGGCCCGCACCTTCCGGCTGAGTGAATCAGCGGTACGCAGCTATGTGCGGGCTCACGCTGCAGGCCAGCCCCTGGCGCCAGTCCGGCACAAAGGCCGGGTACGAATCCTGGGAGAAGCCAGCCACACCGCCCTACGAGCCCAGGTGGAGCAGTACCCCGACGCGACCCTTGCCGAGCACGTGGAGTACTACTTCGAGCAGCATGGCGTGCGGGTCAGCATCAAAACCATGGACCGCATGTTCGAACGGCTCTCAATCACGAGAAAAAAAGACCGTCCGCGCCACTGA
- a CDS encoding transposase yields the protein MNEITGLKLHDLVCFDESGFHTGMSRVYARAPRNQRAFARVPRNTGKNLTLLCAMSSQGSQAELVIEGAVNTELFEV from the coding sequence GTGAATGAGATAACTGGACTGAAGCTGCACGACCTGGTGTGCTTCGACGAAAGTGGCTTCCACACCGGGATGAGTCGCGTCTATGCCAGGGCCCCACGAAATCAGCGAGCCTTTGCCCGCGTTCCGAGAAACACCGGCAAGAACCTCACCTTGCTGTGTGCCATGAGCTCGCAGGGCTCACAGGCGGAACTGGTGATCGAAGGTGCGGTGAATACTGAGCTCTTCGAGGTGTAG
- a CDS encoding serine hydrolase domain-containing protein yields the protein MPLFDTVRALAPYLQSWLEYQRDQARVPGVQVAVRVSGKLAASFALGVANEATGQRLTPRHLFRIASHSKTFTATAIFQLAETGTLRLDDLVGRWLPELAGSPPAGLTVRALLGHQSGINRDGADSDYWQQLHDFPDRDALVALCRADAVYPPNQFFKYSNMGYSLLGLIIEVASGQTYEDYVAAHITGPLALTNLGPELPQGRESELAAGHSGRLAGNDPRRVLPSSDTRAMAAATGFYGTAEDVTAYLAAHALGRVELLTDASRRLMQRKESEISRPVKRWYGLGFMVEEIGERTVVGHSGGFPGYITQSWLDPESGLAVSVLTNCLGGPATDWATNLIKLIDLAMSVPEKKTTDAPGSDLDTFTGRFATDWGVFDLVNLGGRLVSLTPQGDPALSATEWTVVDAETLIPEPEAGFGAVGEPLRLQRTAAGDIEWVRQGGGRAWPIAAYRQRVGLGPLP from the coding sequence ATGCCACTTTTCGACACCGTACGCGCCCTGGCTCCCTACCTCCAGTCATGGTTGGAGTACCAGCGGGACCAAGCGCGGGTGCCGGGCGTACAGGTGGCAGTGCGGGTAAGCGGTAAGCTGGCGGCCTCCTTTGCGCTGGGCGTGGCGAACGAGGCCACGGGGCAGCGGCTCACACCACGGCACCTCTTCCGTATCGCCTCGCACTCCAAGACCTTCACCGCAACCGCGATCTTCCAACTGGCCGAGACCGGAACGCTGCGTTTGGACGACCTGGTGGGCCGCTGGCTGCCGGAACTGGCGGGATCGCCCCCAGCGGGGTTGACGGTACGGGCACTCCTGGGGCACCAGTCCGGCATCAACCGCGATGGGGCCGACAGCGACTACTGGCAGCAGCTCCACGATTTCCCCGACCGTGACGCCCTGGTCGCACTGTGCCGGGCAGACGCCGTGTACCCACCGAATCAGTTCTTCAAGTACTCGAACATGGGCTACTCGCTGCTGGGCCTGATCATCGAGGTGGCCAGCGGCCAGACGTACGAGGACTACGTGGCGGCGCACATCACCGGACCGCTCGCGCTGACCAACCTGGGGCCGGAACTGCCGCAGGGACGCGAAAGCGAGCTGGCGGCTGGGCACAGCGGGCGGTTGGCAGGCAACGACCCCCGGCGGGTGCTGCCGTCTTCGGATACGCGGGCGATGGCGGCGGCCACAGGGTTTTACGGTACGGCGGAAGATGTCACAGCCTACCTGGCCGCGCACGCACTGGGACGTGTCGAATTGCTCACGGACGCGTCCAGGCGCCTGATGCAGCGCAAGGAATCCGAGATCAGCCGACCTGTGAAGCGCTGGTACGGACTGGGCTTCATGGTCGAGGAGATCGGGGAGCGCACGGTCGTCGGCCATTCGGGCGGCTTTCCTGGGTACATCACGCAGTCATGGCTCGACCCGGAATCGGGCCTGGCTGTATCCGTCCTCACGAATTGCCTGGGCGGCCCCGCAACCGATTGGGCGACGAACCTCATCAAGCTGATCGATCTGGCGATGAGCGTGCCGGAGAAGAAGACCACCGATGCGCCGGGCTCCGACCTGGATACCTTCACCGGTCGCTTTGCCACCGACTGGGGCGTGTTCGACCTGGTCAATCTGGGAGGCCGCCTGGTGTCCCTGACGCCGCAGGGCGATCCTGCTCTGAGTGCCACGGAATGGACCGTGGTCGACGCCGAGACGCTGATACCCGAACCGGAGGCTGGCTTCGGGGCGGTCGGTGAGCCGCTCCGGTTGCAGCGCACGGCGGCTGGCGACATCGAGTGGGTGCGCCAGGGCGGAGGGCGGGCCTGGCCCATCGCGGCGTACCGCCAGCGAGTGGGCCTCGGCCCGCTGCCCTGA